The following coding sequences are from one Bacteroidota bacterium window:
- the purL gene encoding phosphoribosylformylglycinamidine synthase subunit PurL, which translates to MKQETSTLETAKQLGLLPEEFEKIKQVLGRSPNFNELSVYSVMWSEHCSYKNSIKWLKTLPRKGKHLLVEAGEENAGLVDLGDGLACAFKIESHNHPSALEPYQGAATGVGGIHRDIFTMGARPIAALNSLRFGDLKNDRTKYLLKGVVKGIGAYGNCFGVPTVAGEVYFDPIYQTNPLVNAMSVGIVKIGETVSATSHGAGNPVYIVGSATGKDGIHGAAFASKDITEDSVNDLPSVQVGDPFQEKLLLEASLEVIKTGAIIGMQDMGAAGITCSTSEMSAKGKSGMKIWLDKVPTRQKNMKPWEILLSESQERMLLVVKKGMEKEVEAVFEKWDLHCTQIGEVIDGDRLQYFMNDELVADVPAESLVLGGGAPIYEREYKEPAYFAENKKFNIDSVELPDNLKKVAEFLVQRLNIASKRWVYEQYDSMVGIANTSTNQPSDAAVVRIHGSKKHLAVTVDCNARYVWADPLVGAQIAVAEAARNIVCSGAEPSAITNCLNFGNPYIPEVFWQFVNAIKGMGLACEAFGTPVTGGNVSFYNQSTDGGAVFPTPTIGMLGVIEDKETITSLAFKNKADKIYVIGEMKNDISSSEYLTGYHEVNSSPAPYFDLETEVKVQNAIKELISEKVVESAHDISEGGLFVTLLESAMAGKKGFEIETDGDLRKDAFLFGEAQSRVVVSVKSSKEDSFFEILSKHDVEFSNIGEVTSAMIFVDKARWGSVSSFQDLYDAALAKTLAE; encoded by the coding sequence ATGAAACAGGAAACAAGCACTTTAGAAACAGCAAAACAATTAGGGTTATTACCCGAAGAATTTGAAAAGATTAAACAGGTATTAGGCCGCAGCCCTAACTTTAACGAGTTAAGCGTTTACTCGGTGATGTGGAGCGAACATTGCAGTTACAAGAACTCTATCAAGTGGTTAAAGACACTTCCCCGCAAAGGCAAACACCTGCTGGTAGAAGCCGGAGAAGAGAACGCCGGACTGGTTGATTTGGGCGATGGGCTCGCTTGTGCTTTCAAGATAGAATCACACAATCACCCTTCTGCTTTAGAGCCTTATCAAGGCGCGGCAACCGGTGTGGGTGGCATTCACCGCGATATTTTCACGATGGGCGCCCGACCCATCGCTGCGCTTAATTCACTTCGCTTCGGAGATTTAAAAAACGACCGAACCAAGTATCTGCTCAAGGGTGTTGTGAAAGGAATCGGAGCCTATGGCAATTGCTTCGGGGTGCCAACCGTAGCCGGCGAGGTTTATTTCGATCCTATTTATCAAACCAATCCTTTGGTCAACGCGATGAGCGTTGGTATTGTGAAAATCGGAGAAACGGTTTCTGCCACTTCTCACGGTGCCGGCAATCCGGTTTATATCGTTGGTTCTGCTACCGGCAAAGACGGAATTCACGGCGCAGCCTTTGCTTCAAAGGATATTACCGAAGATTCAGTGAATGATTTGCCGTCGGTGCAGGTAGGAGATCCTTTTCAGGAAAAGTTGTTGCTCGAAGCCTCTTTAGAAGTGATCAAGACTGGTGCTATTATAGGTATGCAAGACATGGGTGCGGCGGGTATTACCTGCTCCACCTCTGAGATGAGTGCCAAAGGAAAATCAGGCATGAAGATTTGGTTGGATAAAGTCCCAACGCGCCAAAAGAATATGAAGCCCTGGGAAATTCTTCTTTCCGAATCGCAGGAGCGCATGTTGCTGGTGGTGAAAAAAGGAATGGAAAAGGAAGTAGAAGCTGTGTTTGAAAAATGGGATTTGCATTGCACTCAAATCGGCGAAGTGATTGACGGCGACCGTTTGCAGTATTTTATGAACGACGAACTAGTCGCCGATGTTCCGGCAGAGAGTTTGGTTTTGGGCGGCGGGGCGCCGATCTATGAAAGAGAATATAAAGAACCAGCCTATTTTGCAGAGAATAAGAAATTCAATATTGATTCTGTTGAACTGCCTGACAATCTAAAGAAGGTAGCCGAATTTTTAGTACAGCGCCTCAATATTGCCTCCAAACGCTGGGTCTATGAACAGTACGACTCGATGGTGGGCATTGCCAATACCTCCACCAACCAGCCCAGCGATGCGGCCGTGGTGCGTATTCACGGAAGCAAAAAGCACCTGGCGGTGACGGTGGACTGCAACGCCCGTTATGTATGGGCAGACCCATTGGTAGGTGCACAAATAGCCGTGGCCGAAGCTGCGCGCAACATTGTGTGTAGTGGCGCCGAGCCTTCCGCCATCACCAACTGCCTGAACTTCGGTAACCCTTATATACCAGAAGTGTTCTGGCAGTTTGTCAATGCCATCAAAGGAATGGGCTTGGCCTGCGAAGCATTCGGCACACCGGTGACGGGCGGCAACGTTTCTTTCTATAATCAATCTACCGACGGCGGAGCCGTATTTCCAACACCTACCATTGGCATGCTGGGTGTGATTGAAGATAAAGAAACAATTACTTCGCTTGCTTTCAAAAATAAAGCAGACAAGATCTATGTCATCGGCGAAATGAAAAACGATATTTCTTCATCCGAATATCTTACCGGCTATCACGAAGTAAATTCCTCACCGGCCCCCTATTTCGATTTAGAAACCGAAGTAAAAGTTCAGAATGCAATCAAGGAATTGATTTCCGAAAAAGTGGTAGAATCAGCTCACGACATCTCCGAAGGCGGCTTGTTTGTCACCCTGCTCGAGTCGGCCATGGCGGGCAAGAAAGGTTTTGAAATAGAAACCGACGGCGACCTTCGCAAAGATGCCTTCCTGTTTGGCGAGGCACAGAGCCGCGTAGTGGTTTCTGTAAAGTCGAGCAAAGAAGATTCCTTCTTTGAAATCCTTTCAAAACATGATGTAGAATTTTCAAACATCGGCGAGGTAACCTCTGCCATGATCTTTGTGGACAAAGCCCGTTGGGGCAGCGTCAGTTCTTTTCAAGATCTGTATGATGCAGCGCTGGCTAAGACGCTGGCTGAATAA
- a CDS encoding DUF4249 family protein produces MKFRYYILYVFAIVSLAGCKQDFKVTADYEETPVVYGLLNWQETRHFIRIQKGFLIEGNAYVAAGVPDSIYYRDILTVQLKDANGGATFDLKRVNGDTLNPPLPKDSGAFAKSPNILYTFDGNLDPSRTYRLEIKNNESGKEIFATTTMVKDFSVFLPLRGTKLNLISINSPAIRWNLAENGSLYDFTVRVYYVEHKLSDNNYSKDTFIDIPFLRLQPQEYTPGGYYESRFNSDIVLRYIASRLPANNDLFREYDKAKGMQFIYAVGGTELGKYISSRNAQGGITSNEALPPYTNVDGGVGLLSSRYFKTVDSVFLSDAGIDSLACQEVMKPLRFKNHYGNFCN; encoded by the coding sequence ATGAAATTCAGATATTACATCCTCTATGTTTTTGCTATTGTTTCGCTGGCAGGCTGCAAACAAGATTTTAAAGTAACCGCCGATTATGAAGAAACACCTGTGGTCTATGGTTTACTCAACTGGCAGGAAACGCGACATTTTATCCGTATCCAAAAGGGATTCCTGATAGAAGGTAATGCCTATGTAGCTGCCGGCGTACCGGATTCTATTTATTATAGAGATATATTGACCGTTCAATTGAAAGATGCCAATGGTGGCGCTACTTTTGATTTGAAAAGAGTGAATGGCGATACGCTCAACCCACCTTTACCCAAAGACTCTGGTGCTTTTGCCAAATCACCCAACATTCTATATACATTCGACGGAAACCTAGACCCTTCCAGAACGTACCGTCTGGAAATCAAAAACAATGAAAGCGGTAAAGAAATCTTTGCCACCACCACTATGGTCAAAGACTTTAGTGTGTTTCTCCCACTGCGCGGCACTAAGCTGAATTTAATCAGCATCAACTCACCAGCCATTCGCTGGAACCTTGCAGAAAATGGAAGTCTTTACGACTTCACAGTGCGGGTTTATTATGTAGAACATAAACTTTCAGACAATAATTATAGCAAGGACACTTTTATTGACATACCCTTCCTGAGATTACAACCACAGGAATATACCCCAGGAGGATATTATGAATCCAGATTCAATTCTGATATTGTTCTCCGGTATATAGCGTCGCGTCTTCCTGCAAACAATGACCTGTTCCGCGAATACGATAAGGCAAAGGGCATGCAGTTCATTTATGCAGTTGGCGGAACGGAGTTGGGCAAATATATCTCTTCCCGCAATGCGCAAGGTGGTATTACTTCTAATGAAGCCTTGCCTCCTTATACAAATGTAGATGGTGGGGTAGGTCTTCTTTCGAGCCGCTACTTCAAAACAGTAGATAGCGTTTTCTTGTCTGATGCCGGTATAGACAGCCTTGCCTGTCAGGAAGTTATGAAACCCCTTCGGTTCAAGAACCACTACGGAAACTTCTGTAACTGA
- a CDS encoding site-specific DNA-methyltransferase, with protein sequence MKYGSNWQIKLNNRDVKDGSDEMLSGEPEMIKAFRDTWEMGIHSYLTYLRDRLLIAKELLTESGSCFVQISDENVHLVRSLMDEIFGSENFFSLITFKKSLPLGSSGLASVSDYIIWYAKDKNKVKYRQLYDDKKFGKGTGYTWLELVDGTRRKMTKEERDNPESLKNSKHFFLDNLMSSGYTQSCFYDFEIDKRVFKAQKYSWKTNFNGMMKLVQKKRIMAPGNLPTYVRYFDDFPVQEIHNIWDDTHGASDIRYVVQTSNKVIERCILMTTDPSDLVLDPTCGSGTSAVVAEQYGRRWITIDTSRIALNIAKQRLMTSVFSYYKLYDELNSDIRQGFQYRTVPHITLGSLANDESGSEETLFDQPIEDKSRLRVSGPFTVETLQNFEPISPEDLDDEVRVNEEEGAFEEVIKQHLLSAGIKNGRKDEMVVFRSVELLSHSYLHAEGFYMNGVGEKKAYFHIGPKFGTVSKTAVNEAIRECRSRGDAGWLIILGFSFESDIEGGSQTKSMGTFQVDKVRIHDDLLQEGLKKKPAKSAASFVTIGEPDIDLYIKGKEATLEIKGLDIYDPIKDEVKPRNVHDIAYWMVDEDYDGSNFVVKQVFFCGGDKSEFDKWKKGLDNLAKDSTKKKVEKTLKIEIDDEAFDRLYGHISHPIEIKKKGQKIAVRIISQFGEECTKVLTAK encoded by the coding sequence ATTAAATATGGTAGTAATTGGCAAATAAAATTGAATAACCGAGATGTAAAGGATGGAAGTGATGAAATGCTTTCAGGTGAACCTGAAATGATAAAAGCGTTTCGAGATACTTGGGAAATGGGAATACATTCTTACTTAACTTATTTGCGTGACCGTTTGTTAATAGCTAAAGAACTTTTAACTGAAAGCGGTTCTTGCTTTGTTCAAATTAGCGATGAAAATGTTCATTTAGTTAGAAGTCTAATGGATGAAATATTTGGTAGCGAAAATTTCTTCTCTTTAATAACTTTTAAAAAATCTCTTCCATTAGGTTCTTCAGGTTTAGCTTCTGTAAGTGATTACATTATTTGGTATGCAAAAGATAAGAATAAAGTGAAATATCGCCAACTTTATGACGATAAAAAATTTGGAAAAGGCACAGGTTACACTTGGCTTGAACTAGTAGATGGAACTAGAAGAAAAATGACTAAAGAAGAAAGAGATAATCCTGAATCACTAAAAAATAGTAAGCATTTCTTTCTTGACAATTTAATGTCATCAGGCTACACACAATCTTGTTTCTACGATTTTGAAATTGATAAAAGAGTTTTCAAAGCACAAAAATATAGTTGGAAAACAAACTTTAACGGAATGATGAAATTGGTGCAAAAGAAAAGAATTATGGCACCAGGCAATTTGCCAACATATGTTCGATATTTTGATGATTTTCCTGTGCAAGAAATTCATAATATTTGGGATGATACACACGGTGCATCAGATATACGTTATGTTGTTCAAACATCAAATAAAGTTATTGAGCGATGTATTTTAATGACAACCGACCCAAGCGATTTAGTTCTTGACCCTACTTGTGGAAGTGGAACATCAGCGGTTGTAGCTGAACAATATGGCAGAAGATGGATTACAATTGATACAAGTCGTATCGCTTTAAATATTGCCAAACAGCGTTTGATGACGTCTGTATTTTCATATTATAAACTTTATGACGAACTGAATTCTGACATAAGACAAGGTTTTCAATACAGAACAGTACCACATATAACTTTAGGTTCATTAGCGAATGATGAAAGTGGCAGTGAAGAAACCTTATTTGACCAACCAATTGAAGATAAAAGTAGGCTTCGTGTAAGTGGTCCTTTCACGGTAGAAACTTTACAAAACTTTGAGCCAATCAGCCCCGAAGATTTAGACGATGAAGTAAGAGTAAACGAAGAAGAGGGAGCATTTGAAGAAGTGATAAAACAACACTTACTAAGTGCAGGTATTAAAAACGGAAGAAAAGATGAAATGGTGGTTTTCCGCAGTGTAGAATTATTAAGTCATTCGTATTTACACGCAGAAGGATTTTATATGAATGGTGTAGGCGAAAAGAAAGCCTATTTTCATATCGGGCCAAAGTTTGGCACAGTTAGTAAAACAGCAGTAAACGAAGCCATAAGAGAATGCCGCAGCCGTGGCGATGCAGGTTGGTTAATCATTCTCGGTTTTAGTTTTGAAAGCGATATTGAAGGCGGTTCGCAAACCAAAAGTATGGGAACATTCCAAGTTGATAAAGTCCGCATTCACGATGATTTGTTGCAAGAAGGGTTGAAAAAGAAACCGGCTAAATCAGCCGCCAGTTTTGTAACCATTGGCGAACCTGATATTGACCTGTACATAAAAGGCAAAGAAGCAACCCTTGAAATAAAAGGCTTAGACATTTACGACCCAATTAAAGATGAAGTAAAACCTCGAAATGTTCACGACATTGCATATTGGATGGTGGATGAAGATTATGATGGCAGCAACTTTGTGGTAAAACAAGTTTTCTTCTGCGGTGGTGATAAATCTGAATTTGACAAGTGGAAAAAAGGCTTAGACAACCTTGCCAAAGACAGCACCAAAAAGAAAGTTGAAAAAACCTTGAAAATTGAAATAGACGATGAAGCATTTGACCGTTTGTACGGACACATTTCTCATCCAATCGAAATCAAAAAGAAAGGACAAAAAATTGCGGTGAGAATCATCAGTCAATTTGGAGAAGAATGTACCAAGGTATTAACAGCAAAATAA
- a CDS encoding GxxExxY protein — protein MIKEQYPESELTGKIIGCAMEVHSILGNGFQEVIYQRALEIEMRNQGLQFSREHEMEISYKGQEIGKRRVDFFVEGKIMVELKAVIQLEDVHLAQAINYLEAYKMQIGLLINFGSQSLQFKRVMKPKKKS, from the coding sequence ATGATAAAAGAACAATATCCCGAAAGCGAATTGACTGGAAAGATAATAGGCTGCGCTATGGAAGTCCATTCTATTCTTGGCAATGGTTTTCAGGAAGTAATTTATCAACGGGCTTTAGAAATTGAAATGAGAAATCAGGGACTACAATTTAGCCGCGAACATGAAATGGAAATATCCTACAAGGGGCAAGAAATAGGAAAAAGGAGAGTAGATTTTTTTGTCGAGGGGAAAATTATGGTAGAGTTGAAAGCAGTCATCCAATTAGAGGATGTGCATCTGGCACAAGCCATCAACTATCTGGAGGCATACAAGATGCAAATTGGTTTACTCATCAACTTCGGAAGTCAAAGTTTGCAATTCAAAAGAGTAATGAAGCCTAAAAAGAAATCATAG